The Candidatus Methylomirabilota bacterium region CCCGACTCGCTCCCGTCACCAGGACCACCTTCCCGCGAAGCTCGTCGCCCGCCACCGCCCCCTCCTCAGTCCGCATGAGGCAGACCGACGGGCTGCCCCGTCTCGATCGAGCGATACGCCGCCAGGACCACCGCCAGGTCCCGGCGCGTCGCCGCCGCCGGCAAAGCGGGCGGGCGGTTCTCCCGGGCGGCCCCCACGAAATCGGCGAGCTGCGCGCGGATGCCGCGCAGATCCCGAAAGAACACGCGCAGCCCGCGTCGGGTTCGGCTGCGAAGCCAGAGGTAGCGGCCGCGGTTGTCGACGGCGAGCGAGCCCTCGGTTCCACTCACCCAGGTTGCCTGGCGCCGCGGCAGTCCCGGGCTCGCCAGCGAGTTGGCCAGGGACCCGACCGCGCCGCGCCGGAACCGGAGCAGGAGGAAGGCTGTGTCCTCGCCCTCCACCTCGGCGAAGAGGTTCGGCGGAGCGACCGCGTGGACCTGGACGACCGGACCGGCCCAGTCCTGGAGGAGGTGGATGTAGTGGATGCCGCCGTCGATGAGGATGCCGCCCCCGACGTCCTGGCGCCGCCGGCGCCAGCCGGCCGGCCGGCGGAAGCCGCGGGCGGAGACGAGAAGCTGCCGAACCTCGCCGATCGCCCCGGCCGCCAGCAGCCGGCGCGCCGCCACGAAGGCCGGCATGAAATGGAAGTTCTCGGCCACCATGAAGGGGATGCCGGCCGCGGCGGCCTCGGCCAGCATCTCGTCCGCCTCGTCGAGCGTGCGGGCGATCGGCTTCTCCAGGAGCACCGCCTTCCGGTGCTTGGCGGCCAGCCGGACGTTGTCGAGGTGGAGCGAGTGCGGCGTGCAGAAGACGAGCGCCCCGACGCGCGGGTCGGCGGCCGCCGCCTCGTAGGAGCCGAACGCCGCCACGCCTCCGAAGCGGCGGCGATAGACCTCGGCCAGGGCGGGATCACGGCTGGCGAACGAGAGGGGGCCGACCCGGAGCCGGCGCGCCGCTCGGGCGTGGAAGGTCGCGAAACGCCCGCACCCGACGATGCAGAGCCCGAGCGCGGTCATGGTGGGGCCATGCTAGCACGGCCGACGCTTCACCCGGCGCGCCGGCTCGGCTACAATGGAGGTTGCGGGTTCACCCGAGGTCTACCAAGGAGACCACATGCGCAGGGTCGCGGTCATCGGAGTCGGCGTGACGCAGTTCGGTCGGCACGAGCGGACGTGTGCGGAGCTGTTCGCCGAGGCGAGCGTGGAGGCGCTCACGGATGCGGACATCTCTCCCGATCGCATCCAGGGCCTCTACGTCGGCAACGTCGTCGGCGAGGCGGGCGAGCGGCAGCTCCACATGGGGCCCCAGCTGGCCTCCGCCCTCGGCATTCCCGAGGTGGCGGCCACCCGATTCGAGACCGCGTGTGCCTCGAGCCACGCGGCGTTCCGCCACGCGCTCTTCGAGGTCGCCTCGGGCGCCGCGGACGTCCTCCTCGTCGGTGGCGCCGAGCGCGTGCTGACGATGCCGACCGAGCGCTCGACCGAGGTGTTCGCCTACGCCTCGGACGCGGTCTTCGAGCAGCCGGCCGGGCTCACCTTCCCCGGGGTCTTCGCCCTCATCGCGCGCGCCCACATGGAGAAGTACGGAACGACCGAAGAGCAGATGGCGCACGTCGCGGTCAAGAACCACCGGCACGGCACGCTGAACCCGAAGGCCCAGTTCCAGAAGGAGATCACGCTGGCCCAGGTGCTGGCCAGCGCGAAGGTCGCCGATCCGCTCAAGCTCTTCGACTGTTGCCCCTTCTCGGACGGCGCCGCCGCCGTGCTCATCGCGGCCG contains the following coding sequences:
- a CDS encoding thiolase domain-containing protein — its product is MRRVAVIGVGVTQFGRHERTCAELFAEASVEALTDADISPDRIQGLYVGNVVGEAGERQLHMGPQLASALGIPEVAATRFETACASSHAAFRHALFEVASGAADVLLVGGAERVLTMPTERSTEVFAYASDAVFEQPAGLTFPGVFALIARAHMEKYGTTEEQMAHVAVKNHRHGTLNPKAQFQKEITLAQVLASAKVADPLKLFDCCPFSDGAAAVLIAAEPVARRTRKPVRVLASAQAGDAMCLHDKRDLARALATERAAQAAYRQAGLGPREVDVVELHDCFTIAEILATEGLGLVEPGAGGVAAEKGDTSLGGRIPVNTSGGLKAKGHPIGATGAAQIAEITTQLRGEAGRRQVDGARVGLTHTLGGNTATVLVSLFGCDDGR
- a CDS encoding Gfo/Idh/MocA family oxidoreductase, translating into MTALGLCIVGCGRFATFHARAARRLRVGPLSFASRDPALAEVYRRRFGGVAAFGSYEAAAADPRVGALVFCTPHSLHLDNVRLAAKHRKAVLLEKPIARTLDEADEMLAEAAAAGIPFMVAENFHFMPAFVAARRLLAAGAIGEVRQLLVSARGFRRPAGWRRRRQDVGGGILIDGGIHYIHLLQDWAGPVVQVHAVAPPNLFAEVEGEDTAFLLLRFRRGAVGSLANSLASPGLPRRQATWVSGTEGSLAVDNRGRYLWLRSRTRRGLRVFFRDLRGIRAQLADFVGAARENRPPALPAAATRRDLAVVLAAYRSIETGQPVGLPHAD